The genomic segment CTCCTTCAAGCCGACGCCGGTGAGCTGGCGGAACAGCTTGATCGCGTCGATCTTCTTCCCCGCGCGCGCGAGCGAGCGCACCTCGGCGAAGCGGTCGTCGATCATCGGGCGGAGGACCGCGTCGCGATCGTGGAGGAGACCTTGCTCGTAGCCGACGAGCTGCTCGAGCGCGATGTCCTCGAACCGCGGCCAGTAGTCGGCGAACGACATCTCCACCAACCAGGTGCCGTAGACGCGGACCTTCCCCTCCGCGTGCGAGACGCGGATCAGCGCCTGCTTCGCGAGGCCCTCCGCGACCTGCGCGTTCGGCGGATCGAGCACGGGCGGAGTCCACTCGTTGGCGGTGAGCGTGGCGCGCGCGGCGACGACCGAGACGTGGAGCCGCGCGTCGGGGCCGTTCTTGCCGGGGAAGTCCTTGAACGAGTGCGTCCCCGACTCGAGCCCGAGCCAGATCCGCGCGTGGTCGCCGTCGACGGAGAGCATGACGTTGCGGAACGTGCGCTCCGTGTCCTCGAGCCGCGGCAGCGCCTCTTCGATCGATCGCGGCGGACCCCAGCGGCGTTCGGCCGGCCAGCCGGCGCCGGCGCGGTCCTTGTCCGCGTCGAGGTGCACCGCGACGCGCCAGCCGCGGCGGTCGGCCTCGCGGAGGAGCGGGACGAGCCAGAGATCGAACGCGCGTCGATCGTCGAGCTCCTTCACCATCAACGTGACCGCGTTCTTGCCCTGCTCCTCGGCGACGAGCGCGCGCACGAGCGTGGCGCGGAGGCGGCGGTGCGGCTCGGCGAGCTCGGCGCGGAGCGGCTCCACCGGATCGCCGGCGACGAACGCGGCGAGCGCGAGCTCCTCGACCGCGAACACCTCCGCGAGCGACTCGTCGAGCGAGGCGAGGAGCTCGGAGTAGCGCGCGTGCTCGGCCGCCATCTGTCCGAGCGCCGTGCCGTCGGGCGCGTCCTCGCGCTTTCGCTTCTTCTTCGCGGTCGCGAAGTACCCGAGCTGCGCGACGAGGTACGCGGCCTGCTCGCGGAGCGAGACGATGCGATCGAGCCGCGTCCAGCGATGGAGCTTCCGCCGGAGCTCCGTGATCTCGGTCAGCGCGTGGGCCGCGTTGCGGCTCCGTCGCTCCGGGAGCGGCTCGGAGCGCACCGCGAGCGCCGGCGCGCCGGCGGTCGCGTCGGCGACGATACGGTAGCCGTCCTTGCCGCCGGCGCGGCTGGTGACGTGCTGCGCGATCGGCGTCACGAGCGCGCGCTCGACGTGGCGGCGGAGCGCGCGCGCGCCGTAGACGTCGCTCATCCCGGTCGCGGCGAGGTGCGCGATCGCGTCGTCGGTGACGACGAGATCGATCCCGCGCTCGACGACGCCGCGCCGGCGCGTCGCGCGGGCGGCGGCGATGCGCGCGACCTCGAGGATGTCCGCCTGCGCGAGCGATCGGAACGCGACGATCCGATCGATGCGGTTCACCATCTCGGGGCGGAACGTCTCGCGGACGACCTTCGCGTAGTGCGCGTCGTCGCCTGCCTTGTCACCGCCGCCGAAGCCCGGCTGCGCCTTGCGATGCGTCGCGCCGAGGTTCGACGTCATGATGAGGATCGTGTTGTGGAAGTACGCCGTCTTGCCGCGCCCGTCGGTGAGGCGGCCCTCGCCCGCGACCTGGAGGAGGAGATCGAACGCAGCGGGGTGGGCCTTCTCGATCTCGTCGAGGAGCACGACCGAGAACGGCTGCTCGCGGACCTTGCGCGTGAGGAGCCCTTCGCCGCCGTCGTTCCCGCGGAAGAGGCGCTCGGTCGCGTACGCGCTCGCGTACTCGCTCATGTCGAAGCGGACGAGGCGGTCCTCGCTCCCGAAGAGGAGGGCCGCGAGCGC from the Labilithrix sp. genome contains:
- a CDS encoding ribosomal protein L7/L12; this translates as MSSLELVTIGLLRELTSGDAIVTLLAEPRLASFGDEDDAVLEAQMFVSEHLSAADPEVVARYALPRDATLAHTDVVVPRDDLARRWNITTPIRFTSLVIPTVPNTKGVRDKWIVILALDHTFFARADDDVDHMVSSEVKRIVAARELDPAGYLELLPPRHERIVEVVANVARAGATQIVGDANRRKRIAEIEATKHAVAVLDSVADALHARVPLGRVKPQPFPLRDAEIASLRALLAGEERASVLVLGKERVGKSGLVRAWLEREHEANRPRVVYATSGARLVAGMSGLGQWQERVRRVMEAAARVDAILYFDDLGDLFADRPGGHVDIPTAMRPWLEDGRVRVIGELREELLDRVEAQNGGFFACFGRVRVEPLDAKQALAILNELTEVQIAKDPDRPALTPAGNSALVELAERYLPYESFPGKAVRLAREVAAAREIALGSGATGARIGPDAVHEAFSVRTGVPTFLLRDESALHVEDVVAELGKRLVGQDAAVRHVAELVCVVKAGLQPGGKPLATLLFVGPTGVGKTELARALAALLFGSEDRLVRFDMSEYASAYATERLFRGNDGGEGLLTRKVREQPFSVVLLDEIEKAHPAAFDLLLQVAGEGRLTDGRGKTAYFHNTILIMTSNLGATHRKAQPGFGGGDKAGDDAHYAKVVRETFRPEMVNRIDRIVAFRSLAQADILEVARIAAARATRRRGVVERGIDLVVTDDAIAHLAATGMSDVYGARALRRHVERALVTPIAQHVTSRAGGKDGYRIVADATAGAPALAVRSEPLPERRSRNAAHALTEITELRRKLHRWTRLDRIVSLREQAAYLVAQLGYFATAKKKRKREDAPDGTALGQMAAEHARYSELLASLDESLAEVFAVEELALAAFVAGDPVEPLRAELAEPHRRLRATLVRALVAEEQGKNAVTLMVKELDDRRAFDLWLVPLLREADRRGWRVAVHLDADKDRAGAGWPAERRWGPPRSIEEALPRLEDTERTFRNVMLSVDGDHARIWLGLESGTHSFKDFPGKNGPDARLHVSVVAARATLTANEWTPPVLDPPNAQVAEGLAKQALIRVSHAEGKVRVYGTWLVEMSFADYWPRFEDIALEQLVGYEQGLLHDRDAVLRPMIDDRFAEVRSLARAGKKIDAIKLFRQLTGVGLKEAKDAVEAME